Proteins encoded together in one Helicobacter pylori window:
- the queF gene encoding NADPH-dependent 7-cyano-7-deazaguanine reductase QueF — translation MTPESNLKSLGAKTPYIFEYSSDLLEAFPNPNPNLDPLITLECKEFTSLCPITSQPDFGTIYIRYIPKDKMVESKSLKLYLFSYRNHGSFHESCINTILLDLVKLLEPKYLEVYGDFASRGGIAIKPFVNYAIKEYQDFKEKRLLDAK, via the coding sequence ATGACCCCTGAATCAAACCTTAAATCCCTAGGTGCTAAAACGCCCTATATTTTTGAATACAGTAGCGATTTACTAGAAGCTTTCCCTAACCCAAACCCCAATTTAGACCCCCTAATCACTCTAGAATGCAAGGAATTTACAAGCCTTTGCCCAATCACTTCCCAGCCGGATTTTGGCACTATCTACATCCGCTATATCCCTAAAGACAAAATGGTAGAAAGCAAGTCTTTAAAACTCTATTTATTCAGTTACAGAAACCATGGGAGTTTCCATGAGAGCTGTATCAATACGATTTTATTAGATTTAGTCAAATTGCTAGAGCCAAAGTATTTGGAAGTGTATGGGGATTTTGCCTCTAGGGGCGGGATTGCGATCAAGCCCTTTGTGAATTATGCGATCAAAGAATACCAAGACTTTAAGGAAAAACGCCTTTTGGATGCGAAATAA
- the rsfS gene encoding ribosome silencing factor produces MNQRIEMITALLDEKKAFDITHIDLSKTPYLVEDVIIATTLANKHALSLLDALKNTLKPLGEVFYQIDESNEEWIILDLGDLMIHLFTEECRKKFDLEGFLNTYKKESVHQNA; encoded by the coding sequence ATGAACCAACGCATAGAAATGATTACGGCTTTATTAGATGAAAAAAAGGCTTTTGATATTACGCACATTGATTTATCCAAAACCCCCTATTTGGTAGAAGATGTCATTATCGCCACCACGCTAGCGAACAAGCATGCCCTTTCTTTATTGGACGCGCTTAAAAACACCCTTAAGCCTTTAGGCGAAGTCTTTTACCAGATAGATGAGTCTAATGAAGAGTGGATCATTTTGGATTTAGGGGATTTGATGATCCATCTTTTCACCGAAGAATGCCGTAAAAAATTTGACTTAGAAGGGTTTTTAAACACCTACAAGAAGGAGAGCGTTCATCAAAACGCCTAA
- the miaA gene encoding tRNA (adenosine(37)-N6)-dimethylallyltransferase MiaA, with amino-acid sequence MALLGPSGSGKSALSIELAQELDAEIFSLDSLSIYKDINIASAKPSLKERKNIKHYALDYLNIDEKNNAPLFKTLLEDAMRVSSKEILLIVGGSSFYLKSILEGLSSMPKISGEEAVKIEREIATLANPYIFLKSIDPNMAFKLHPNDTYRIHKALEIFYATHTPPSEYFKTNPKKPFEHAISLFALSIEKSVLTNNIKQRTKNMLDCGLIEEIKALYAQYPKDSQPFKAIGVKESILFLEKRLTLKELEETITSNTIQLAKRQNTFNKTQFNNLYTGSVGEVRHAILKHSKSDTKKR; translated from the coding sequence ATCGCGCTTTTAGGGCCTAGTGGGAGCGGAAAAAGCGCTCTTTCTATTGAATTAGCCCAAGAATTGGACGCTGAAATCTTTTCTTTGGATTCTTTGAGTATTTATAAAGACATCAATATCGCTTCGGCTAAACCTAGCTTGAAAGAACGAAAAAATATCAAGCATTACGCCCTAGATTACCTTAACATTGATGAAAAAAATAACGCCCCCCTTTTTAAAACCCTTTTAGAGGACGCTATGAGGGTGTCTTCCAAAGAAATTTTACTCATTGTAGGGGGGAGCAGTTTTTATCTCAAATCCATTTTAGAAGGTTTGAGCAGCATGCCAAAAATTAGCGGTGAGGAGGCTGTAAAAATAGAGCGAGAAATTGCCACTCTCGCTAACCCTTATATATTTTTAAAATCCATTGACCCTAACATGGCTTTTAAACTCCATCCAAACGACACTTACCGCATCCATAAGGCTTTAGAAATCTTTTATGCCACCCACACGCCCCCAAGCGAGTATTTTAAAACTAACCCTAAAAAACCCTTTGAGCATGCTATCTCGTTATTCGCTCTTTCTATTGAAAAAAGCGTGCTTACAAACAACATCAAACAGCGCACCAAAAACATGCTTGATTGTGGCCTTATAGAAGAAATCAAAGCCCTTTATGCTCAATACCCTAAAGATTCACAGCCTTTTAAAGCCATAGGCGTTAAAGAGAGCATTCTTTTTTTAGAAAAACGACTCACTTTAAAGGAGCTAGAAGAAACGATTACCTCTAACACCATCCAATTAGCCAAGCGCCAAAACACTTTCAATAAAACCCAATTCAACAACCTTTACACAGGAAGCGTTGGAGAAGTTAGGCATGCGATTTTAAAACACTCAAAAAGCGATACAAAAAAGCGATAA